The window TTAATCGGGCAATCGGCAATGATGAAAGCCAGGGCGACACAGGGCGACGCCGCCACCGTGCGAATTTTATGCAACGCCCCTTTTTGCGCGGGCTTCGGCAGCAGAAACCGCAGGCCTGAAGGCCGGCAGACCGCAAAAAGCGCCCGTTTTGCGCTGCCCGCCGCACCATTGCGGCCTGAGACTTTCCCTATTTCTTCATTTATCAGCAAGATGACATTGCTGCCGACGCACCGGCATATTATTATTATCAACGCGCGGCCATTCGGCGCATCATTATTACCAAAGTGCAATTTATCTATTCGAATTGATTTTTGTCAGGTCGTACATCGCTGCCTCGCGGGTGCCCCCATGAGCCGCCGATGTTTTATCCGCCCGGCTACAACTATTAACAGGCTATATTTTAATCATGACTGATACCCTCGAATATCTGATGACATTCCGCAAATGCTCCAGTTTGGACAGCCTGGAAAAGGTGTACGACAAACTTAACTATTCCATTGATAACGATACAGAAATGAGCAATATGTACCGCGCCG is drawn from Serratia entomophila and contains these coding sequences:
- the ydgT gene encoding transcription modulator YdgT yields the protein MTDTLEYLMTFRKCSSLDSLEKVYDKLNYSIDNDTEMSNMYRAADHRRAELVAGKLFDLGKVPKTLWAQVL